Part of the Molothrus aeneus isolate 106 chromosome 8, BPBGC_Maene_1.0, whole genome shotgun sequence genome is shown below.
TATCCCAGGATTTTCAGAGATGTTCAACAAGCTTCACTGGTCACAGCCATCAGGAAGAGCTTGGAACACTTCACTCAAGTAGCCCAGCTTTCATATAACAccatgtaaatatttttctgaggaTAGAGGACACTCTATCTTGACTACCTTATCCACAGGACTGTTCCACCTTCATCTCACAACTGAATGGACTAAAAATTTGAAGGAAACTTAATGGAAGGCTGAATTGTATCAGGTATGGCTGATACTGCAGTCTTTTTGATATGCCTGCAATATTTTTCAAAGCTAGATTAATCTCTGTGCTTTTATGGCACTGATGGTGGCACTTGTCATGCTGTAATTATGGGAATTTTACCTGTGTTCTGTGTAGTACAGAACTAGACTTAAGCACGGATCAGGCTGAATGCCTTTAAGATACTGAAAAGCTATAAATACatgtaaaatataaacatatacatataaatacgTGCAATAAATTCTCTGATGATTTTGTTTTACAATCTATCCTTACTTCTTCTGAAACACTAAAGTCAGTCAAATGAAAAACATGATAACTCcaggatttcttttcttcccttaagGTTCTGCTGAACCCTCATGATTTTAGCTGTAGTTTATTTTTAACTACAtctgaaaatatctttttttcttagctAACATCTAAAAAAATAGCCAGCTTCAATGAATTAATTTATAAGACCTTTTAGACTTGTTATCAATGATTTCCTAGTCTCATTGATGATGCCCAATATGATAACCGATTTAAAAAGCatatgtgaaattgtttttttctgcagcaccAGTAGTGATCTGAGCAGGGCTTTTGAGGATCCTAATTTTGGATTTATGAATCTAAATTCtaataaaatctttttgttGAGTCAGGCAGAGAAATGTTAGAATGTACCTCTAGGGAAAAGAATATTATATAGCCTGGGCACAGGAATTTGGGGGTAGAAATCTTGGGGCAGCCAAACCCAAGAACATTTGATTTAGGCTTTTCTGCTCTGCACTTTATTTGTTTTCTGGGGTCAAGAATGAATGTGTACTATATGTAATGTGTGACTCGTATTTCTAAAGCAGTAAAGATGATTCCCAGCAAGTGAGTAATGGGTCCCATCCATTATGCTTCATTATGAAGCTGATTTTGAATGCCTGATTTCTAAGATCATGTATAATGACTTTTACCTTACAGGGCTTTCCCTTAGAGATCTAGATTAACCAAGTAAATATTTCTAATATATCTTAATGCTAATAGCAGCCTTTGTGGTATGGCTGGTGAATCATACATGTAGCAAAACAAATACATATCTGTTagatttgttctttttatttaaaacctgTAATAGGTGTTCAGTCTGACTCAGTGATCCAGATTTAATCATTGAATGTCCATGCTTTATAACCTGGATTCcaaaggaaatggggaaaaaaaccccaaaaaaattctTACCCTGTAACATTTGAGAATACTGTTTGTGCAAAAGAGGCAGAAGTTTCAAAGCTACTAAGCTCTTAAAAGTCTTTTAACAGGGGGTGAGCTCCTAATGCTTCAAAGAGAGcaagctgagctgagctcaccTCCTCCTTGTGTGGGATAGAAAGAGCAGCTTTCCAATAAAGGACCAGGAGTCACAGTGGCTGACGAGTGTGGCTCAGCACTGAGTCCTCAGGGAGGAAGGCTAATGGCACAGCAGGCTTCAGCAAGAGCATCTCTGCAATGCTGTGTCTGCTTGTGGCCTCCCAGTACAACAAAGGCATGGACAAAGAGGAGCATGTGCAGGGAAGGCTGCTtacctggagcagagcaggctaAGCATAGATCTGTTCAGTTTTCTGCTGGCTGAGGAGGAGCAATAGGGACATTGGAGCCAACTCTTGTCAGACGTACACAGTGAAAGGGCAGCTAGAAAATACAGCTTGCAATTGCAATTTGGTttgaggaaaacatttttctctagGAGAGTGGTCAAAAACTGGAACAGGGGCCCAGAGAGGGTGTGAATTTGTCATTCCTTGTATATACTGAAAACTTGACTATCAGGCCTTGCATGAGCTCACTCAACTCCAAAGCTGGCCGTGCTTTGAGGGTGGATGGGATCACAGGTCCTCCAGAGGTGACTTCCACCCTGCAGCAGTCTCTGATTCCATGTCAACATAGGAGATGCATCAGAACACCCAACCAGGAGGACCCCACCCAGGCTTCAGGAATTCTGCTGCTGCCGTGAGCCCTACAACTAATTGTATAATTCACGTTGTTATTATACACGTGGACATTTTGGCAGCTTAGGAGTTTTTACTCTAATGTGCTGTTAACAGGCATACAGACATCCCATTTTTGTGTTTCAGCCAACAGGACAGGAGTCTGTCTATCCACCAGCTGGTCAGTATGCCTATCCTGCTGTTCCTGGAGGATTCCCTCCATCAGGAGGAGGGACCTATCCTGCAGCACCACCAAATGCTGGGtttccaggggcagcagggtaTCCTGCCCCAGGGGGCTACCCCGCTTCGGGGGGCTTCCCtggagctccccaggctggaggaATGCCGCCTTACCCTGGAGGTAAGATCCTTTGTTAGAGTACCAGTCAGGAGTGATCTCCAGTGTAACCATTCCCTGTGCTTGtcagaaacagcaaagaaaagcagttttgtTCAGTGatggtgcaggcagcagcacgcAGGCAGCCAGGTTGCCATCCAGCAGTAAATAcctgagtgctgctggcagagccttgCTGGTTCTGGGTCACTGCACGGACACGGAGAAACCGGTCTCTTACATAGTTTTGCTTAATAAGCTGGCTCCTGTTGTGTCAAGAAGTCAAGTACAAAATACTACGTGTGctaaagtctttttttttcccctggctcctccaggccctggctttgctgtgcCTCCCACTGGGCCTGGCTTTGGTGGCTatccacagcagcctcctgcccaAAGCTATGCTGGAGGTGGACCAGCACAAATTCCATGTATGTCATATATAAGAAACTCCAAGCATCCATGGTTAAACCAAGAGACTCCAGGATAGGTAGTAACAAATTAAGCCCTTACCTTTGTTACTTGTAGCTGTTGAGGTTTGTATGCTGTGCACCTCCTGCCACCTTTCCTGACCAGGCCACTGAAGGGCTGATAAGAACCATGTCTGTAGGTGCTACATCCAAAGGGGATGGCTGTCCCTGAATAATGGTCATGATGCAGTGGTTTAGGTCCTTTTTCAAACTGCAAGTATCTGATGAGAATTGTGAAACCCAGAGTCCACATTCAGTGAGTATCTAGCAGTTCTGTTAATCTCAATTGCATTTTTCAGATCTGTGTGTTCACAATGATTCCTGACACactggagaaagaggaaaggagaatgCACACATTTGCTTAAAATCAGTGCAGTGTTTGTAATGCTTTGAGTGGTCAGTTGCTATAGAGAcgattttctttcagaaaatcaTATATACAGAGATATATAGAGACTAtagagatgatttttttttaccttagaGATGATTTTCAGTTACTCTAGAGATGATATCCTGGAATGTATCAGTTGTGTTTTAAAGAAGTTCTAAGCAGcaaaacctttttgttttatGGTTGCTGTAGTTAACTAGTTAACTCTAGTACTAAGCTGCTATTAAACTGATAAGGAATGTGCATACAtattatgaataaaaataaaattccagtaCAAAATACTAGTTTTAGCTTTTGTATTACTAGTGCTTTTGATCACAAAATGAGATTACTTCAATCCTTTTTGCAGCAATGAGTtctaaatatttattgtttacATGCtaggcattttaaaatgtacataACATCTTTTAAAGAGAGCATGGAACACACATTCTTTGTTTCGGCTATCTTGGCTTCTGTCAAAAATAGCAGAATTTCATAAGGAGAGATCCTGCCAGTTCCCACAGCACCAGTAAGTTTAGTATTTTTAGAATTGCCTTGCTAGTGTATGTACCAAAATGCATCTGTGATTGCTTCTTCCCATTATCCCCAAGGGAAGAAATTCAATTACAGATTGTGGTAGGTACCATTAGGAAAGAGGTTGTGTGCAGTGGTAGGTTTGACTTTATATTCAGATTAGATGGCATTTCCATAATAAGAGGAGACCTAATTAATTTCTCCTTccttgttctttattttctctaggATTTCCTGGTGGACAAGTACCATCCCCAATGCCTGGTCTGGTatgtgctgttttcttttctataaTTAATCTTATGTGGCTTCTGTAGTTTTAATGTTTTTACAGCTGATTTCcaaaggttttggttttgttctgcatCAGGAGTTTCCATCTACCCTCAGAATAATGTTGCCCTGATTCTGTGTtagaggaaaaaacagagaaCTAATGGAGAACTCCTTCTCAAGTACTGATTGCAGAGTTGtgattttaatttgaatttttattgtGTAGATATCTAGTTACATGTGACTCTTATTTTCAGCCTGCTGCAGTGGTTCAGTGTACCCAGGGTACAATTCAAGCTGCTCCAAACTTCGATGCTGGAAGGGATGCAGAAATCCTACGCAAAGCTATGAAGGGTTTTGGTAAGTAAGAAATAGAAGCTTTAGTTCTTATTGATCTAACTTCTTAAtgccattattttattttcttcagtgcttATTTAACTATACTTCCCTCCCAGAAGCTTTTCAAAAATTACCTTTTCAAAATGGCTGGGGTTATTTAGTAGATGAAGTTACACAGAAAATTTGGTGGACTTAAATAGCAGCCTCTTATTATGTAATTATGCCCAAATGCAACAGTATAAAATGCACAGTTTTGGAGGGACTATATTGCATTCTTACATGACATTGCCCTTCTGTTTCCAAGGAACTGATGAGCAGGCCATCATAAATGTTGTTGCTAACCGCTCCAATGATCAAAGGCAAAAAATCAAGGCAGCTTTCAAGACTATGTATGGCAAGGTATGTTCACTAGTTCTTTGAATTGGGAAATAAACCCAAactttcagctgctgctttaaCTGCCTGGTTGCATTTTAGTCCTGGGGAATGatttgaacatttttaaaacGCACTTCTTTTGGTTATATTCCTTATGTATTGGGAGACATCTGGTATTTGATATAGGCTGGTCCTGATACCTGGCAGAaggaggggtgggggaaggCTGGAGGCTGTCTCTGTCCCTGACCACACAAGCTTCTCATGCTTGACGAAAATAATCAAGGTTAATCTGCCCTTATTATTAGTATTAGTAATACTCagtattattaatattaatagtATTAGTATTAGCAAAAAAACTCTGTAGTGTCAGACACTCAGTATTAGTGTCTGACACTACTGAGTTTTTTTGCAGACAAACCAGCACTGAAATCTTCTTTTTCCCAAGAAACAAACTGAGAAATGATTGAGGATTGGATAGTAAATAAAATTCCaggttaatttaatttcttccctGTCATTCTTGCAACCTAAAGTGAAATTTTGTAGTTGTGGCATTAATGAGGAGATAATGGAGAAGAGCTGAGCTGTCAGAGACTTGGACAGAGGGAAGTTctaataagaaataaaacaaagctttACAGGAAAAACAGCACAAAGGTAGAAATAAATCATAGAAGTAAGTTCTAGTTTGATCTTTCTTCAGTATATAATCTATATAATCCTAACACTCTGCAAAGCCCTTTCTATGTTTATAATTGAACAGGATTTAATTAAAGATCTGAAGTCTGAGTTAAGTGGTAATGTGGAAGAATTGATTCTAGCCCTCTTCATGCCTAGTACCTACTATGATGCCTGGAGTTTACGCCATGCAATGAAGGTATGGTATTCTTGCAAAGGAAACAGTTTTAAACTATCTTAAAATGCTCATCTAAGAATACTGAGTCCCAGCATTGTTGAAAAATCCACTAGTGTCAAACAAATCCCGGGATTGCAGGGCTTAAAATTCTTTTCTGCTGCGTCCCCAGTTCCAGACAATTTCTGCAGGATTAGCCaattggccagggcaaatgtcCATTCAGTAgaggaggagatgctgcaggacAGAACCTTGTTCTCTACTACCTGGGCATAATTTTTGCTAGAACCTAGAAAGGGCCAGGGTTAAAACCATAACCCCTGTTTAAACCAAAGGTATATGCATTTCCTTACTAGAAATAAACCTTTGTTACTGAAAGATATTTttggattttcccttttttacccaaaaaacataatgaaaaagtaatttcttaaaGCCCGATGATGGATGTATCTGTTGAAATATAAAGACACCATTTAGAGATTAGGTGAACTATTGGTTTAAACTTTTAACTCAGGTAAACTGGTACATCCAGTTTACTGGAATGTCTTGCTTGAGCTGCAGCAACTAGCAAGTGGAAATGAGTAACTCAACCCATGTATGAATGCACACCTTCTAGAGAACATGGAGCTTAAATGAAGATCTGCCTTTAATGGGGAATAGCCACTTAACCATTTTCAAAAATTCATAATATAAGATTACCTGGAAGTCTCACATACATCTCCTATAAAATCCTTCCCTGAATTGAGATGCTCATGCCAGTAGGATCCCCCAGTATACAGAAATCACAATTAACTTTTATTCTGGAGAGAGGGAAGCATCTATAAAAAGTTCCACATTGTGGAAGCAGCCACATTTGGATTGAGAATACACTTGTGTACTGACCAAAACAGAATTTACATGTGTACATTTGACTTTAATGATTATTATAAGGCTTTACGTTCCTTTGGTAAATTTCCAGATTAAGGTTGCCAAAGAATTTCCTTTCCTAAACCATTTTGCCTTTAACTTTGGCCAGTGTCACTGATGTGGATGtatggggatgttttggggtgtttgtctGAACTGGTGCAGAATGGCATGTTTGAGGAAtctttattccattttaagTACACAGGAGACTCGGTGCTTTCGCACTGCAGGCAATACTGCTCTTACAAGCTAGACTGtattaaattttgaaatacCAGATGACTGCCCTATTTCACAGTTGAAGGAAACTGCATAGATAGTGCTCTGTATTTAtgcctttgttttctctgcGCACAGGGAGCAGGCACTCAGGAGAGTGTGCTGATTGAGATCCTTTGCACAAGGACAAACCAGGAGATTCGCGAAATAGTCAACTGCTATAAATCAGAATTTGGAAGGGACATTGAACAAGACATCAGATCAGACACTTCAGGACACTTTGAACGACTACTTATATCTATGTGCCAAgtgagcttttaattttttttttaatataagatAACAGTGTACAGTCTGATATGTTTAGTCATAATGGCTCCACAAATAGCCTGGGCATGCTTAGCATGAGGCAGGTTTTTAAGAAATTAGCCCGTGGTCATTAATTTATTCCCTAAGATATGACCCTTCAGTCCCTCCTCAAGAGATACTTTTATCTACAAATCCATTATGAATTCTGTGACCTAATTTAGCACCCTTAATTAATACCAGAACTTATGTGGGAATATTGTGCAGATGCAACCAAGTGGATCCCTAAACCAGTGCTCTACACTGCTGTTAGAGCaagatgctttttattttttgcatatgTCAACAAAGCAATCTGGGTGAAACTGATTGGATAATCTCTGTGGTATGCAGAATGCCTGTGAGAATCCCTACAAACAAGATAAGAGCAAAACCTCCCCGTCAAGTTACTCCAGTGCCTGCCTTCCCTTTATGTCACCAGATGTAGGGAGGTGCTGCTGTTGAACTCAGATAATCACTGGAGCTCTTTTATCCCATATCATTTACTAGGGCTTATTTTGTGTTGAAGAATAGTAACGTGCAATTACTCATATTTAGGAAGAAATATGTAACTAATGCAAGTTCCCACATTTCTCTGATCAATTTGCCTATTACTGTTAGAATTTCTGTGGCACTTCTCTATCTTACTGGCTTATTCCTTTGTGAGAGTTCAGCTATGATCTAGATATTTGGTTAAAAGTCAAAATCCACAAGAAAGCAAACCTGGAGAAGCTCATGctgctaatttttattttgataaatcCAGTAGTTTACAATAACTGACAACCACATCATTTAAATAGTATATTAACCTCTATAGATACAACAGTATTGGAGAGAATGTATTCAGCCTACTCAGCCAGTATGTTTAGCAGTGTCCATCCATGCACTGGGCAGCAAAATgccaaaacaaccaacaaagCACATAAAATGTCATATAAGCCCTACTGACACAAGTGTAGTAAGTGGTTTCTAAAGACATTCTTACTTGAAATAAGCaacttataaataaaataggaaGGAAACCTGAGATATTTCAGGTGTGCATATTCAGTAAGATAATTCATTAGTTCGTTTGGGAAGAGTCTTTGCAACTTGAAGCctagaaacaaacaaatcaagAGAAAGCTTACATTATTAAGTAAAATAGAGAATTAAGTACAGTATTTAATTAGAACTATGAGATGGTTTGTAGGGGTGAAGTTATCTGAGTCAGTGTATCTGCAGTTTAAAGCATGTCCTACAGATAGTGTTCTGAGCCACTTTTGTATTTACTTCCTATAAAGAATATTAAACCAAAGAGAAGTTTTAGTATTTCAAATGACCTCTCTTTCTGCTTCAAGCTTTGAAGATATATGCTTGGGGTCTCTGTACAATGCAAGTAGTTAAAGCATAGCTTTCtctctgaaatttcattttgaaatctGCTGTCTTTGCATTAAGGGTAATCGTGATGAGAATCAAACTGTGGATTATCAAAAAGCTCAAGAAGATGCTCAGCGTCTGTACCAAGCTGGTGAAGGAAAACTTGGGACTGATGAATCTTGCTTTAATATGGTTCTGGCAAGCAGAAGTTTTCCCCAGCTGAAAGCAACAGTTGAGGCATACTCCAGGGTAGGAGGTGTTCACTGATTTCAAATAAGCTTGGtcaatgtattttaaattaagttCCAGTTGCTACTGCATTTCATCATCCACATATTAATCTCATTTATTTGTAGATTGCTAATCGTGATTTATTAAGCAGCATTGATCGAGAATTTTCTGGAAATGTGGAACATGGTTTGAAGACTATTGGTAAGTTATATgttcttccctcccctcttaTCCTTTAGGAATTAAACCTAAATGTAACCAAAGAAAAATCCAATGCAGCACTGGCCATATGGCAACTGATCACATAATCAGAGACTCTGCTAGAACAGAAGTAGCTTCAGTTATTCAAATGATTCATCTTGtacttcagtgaagaaaatacGCAACCATCAAGAAGAAGTCAGTTTCAAATAAGAAAAGGCCACATAGAAACTACTTGTCACTTCTCTGGGAAGGCAGGCAAGTGCTCAGAACCAAGGGTCACTGGTTAGTGCTTGTAGCTGTGTAATTCAGAGTTCTGCAAGCAAAAGGGGGTACCAGTGTCACAGAGCCGTGAATTggtgtgcagctcctcagcagagaCAGCTGAGCCACCCACACAGATAACCTCAGAGCCAACATGAACCCACTGAAGGCACAGTTCCTTTTCCATCCCCCTCCTTGCTACCATCTACCCCAAAAAGCTCAGCTGTGGCTAAGGACAAGCTTAGCAAAACAGAAGATGTTGTTTTGACTTAACTTTTTCCTACTGACTTGCTATAATAAAGCAGTTCAACACAATTCAGCACAATTAACTGATGATGAAATGAAAATCAGTAATATTTAGTAGTAAATCTGGAGACACCAGTCATATCAGTGCTTACCCAAATGACAGCAATTCTGTAGCCATAATGGATAAGCAAAAACTTACCAGAGTATATTCTACTCAAAAGTTTAATGGGAAAAATTCAGGTCTGAGAATCAGGTAGAAGAATAGTGGCTTGTCTCTAAGCGTGAACAATCTACCTGAAACAACATCTATTCTGTAAGTACAAGAGTTGCAGAACTACTACAGCACCTTCTACATTTGTACTTTTCCTAGTGAGATTCTAGCAATGGAGCATGAGTAAAATACCTTGTGTCCCAATACCAGCTATCCAAGGAGAAGAACTGTTTTAGAATTACCTGTTGAGAATTAAGATTTCAGAGAGTTTTGAAAAACACTTCCAGAGGAGTTAACTGCTACTAACTGTAAGTTTTTGTGTGAAGGAATAACTCACTTGATCAACTTGAAAATAAGTTTAGCTCTATAAGCAAGTCCTGTTATTTACAGTAACTGGATCTTCACTAAGACCAACCTCTACCTGTCTACACCAAAAATCCTGCCAAGTTGATCCTGCCAAGTATCACTATTTAGGATACATTACTGGAACTAATCCTAACAATATGCTTTATTGCAGTGCAATGTGCTTTAAATCGCCCAGCCTTTTTTGCAGAAAGACTTTATTATTCTATGAAAGGAGCTGGCACAGATGATTCTACCCTCATCAGGATTGTAGTCACTCGCAGTGAGGTAAGAAAttccctcctgtgtcccagtCATATGCAGCAGAAAACCATCTACCTAAACCAGCTTGTCACTCAGTCCTCCTTTCACAGGTGTAAAATCATGTACTGCATGAAACTTTTATGGGGCTCACATTTAGATGCATGTGTTAATTAGCTTTAAAGCCAGCTTTcacataataatttaattaactATGCCTTGATTGCAGTAactgcttgttttcctttttaactgTTGTTGCCCGTCTAGGTAGCAAGTGAGCACCTCC
Proteins encoded:
- the ANXA7 gene encoding annexin A7 produces the protein MSYPGYPPSDGYPAFPGYPPTGQESVYPPAGQYAYPAVPGGFPPSGGGTYPAAPPNAGFPGAAGYPAPGGYPASGGFPGAPQAGGMPPYPGGFPGGQVPSPMPGLPAAVVQCTQGTIQAAPNFDAGRDAEILRKAMKGFGTDEQAIINVVANRSNDQRQKIKAAFKTMYGKDLIKDLKSELSGNVEELILALFMPSTYYDAWSLRHAMKGAGTQESVLIEILCTRTNQEIREIVNCYKSEFGRDIEQDIRSDTSGHFERLLISMCQGNRDENQTVDYQKAQEDAQRLYQAGEGKLGTDESCFNMVLASRSFPQLKATVEAYSRIANRDLLSSIDREFSGNVEHGLKTIVQCALNRPAFFAERLYYSMKGAGTDDSTLIRIVVTRSEIDLVQIKQMFTQMYQKTLATMIASDTSGDYRKLLLAIVGQ